The nucleotide sequence TTATGGAAAACTGGGCTGCAGAACCCGAAGTGCTAAAAATGTATGCGAAGCATTATAAAACAGGCGAAGTAATTCCGGATGCATTAATTGAAAAAATGAAAAAAGCCGGCACTTTTGATCAAGGTTTTGCTACTACAGAATATCTAGCGGCATCGCTTTTAGACATGCAATACCATACGGCTACCGAAGAAATTAAAAACGATGTGAACACTTTTGAAATAAATGCAATGAAGCAAATAGGACTTGTTGATGCAATTATTCCTCGCTACCGCAGCACCTATTTTAGCCATATTTTTTCAGGTGGATACTCTGCAGGATATTACAGCTATATTTGGAGTGCTGTTTTAGACACCGATGCATTTGAAGCTTTTAAAACATCCGGTTTATTCAATTCGGAAAAGGCATTACTATTCCGAAAAAATATCTTAGAAAAAGGAGGTACAGAAGATCCGGCGGAGCTTTACAGAAAATTCCGCGGTGCCGACCCATCCATTGAACCGCTGCTTAAAAAACGAGGTTTGAATTAATAGGAAAACTCCCGATTGTAACGATTTATAATCGGGAGTTATACCATCAATACTTTTTCACATATTTCAAATTCAAACCGTTCATGGCATTAGGCTGTAAATTATGCACGTTTTTCTGCGTAAATCTGGCCACTTTATCATAAAACAGCACAATTACCGGCACTTCATTTGCAATGATTTCGTTCATTTTTTGATACAATTCAGTACGTTTTTCGTCATCTACCGTATTTAATGCTTGCTCATAGAAATCATCGAAAGTAGTATTTTTAAAATGGGTGTAGTTGGGACCATTCGGGGTAAAATTTTTGCTGTAAAACAACGACAAATAATTTTCTGCATCGGGATAATCGGCAATCCAACTTCCTCTAAAAAATGCCAATTTGTTCGTAGCAATTGATTGGCGAAGCGTGCTTGGTGGCATTACATCAATTTTTACTTTAATACCTAATTTTTCCCATTCGCGCTGCAAATATTCAGCAATATCCAAATAGGTGTTGTTGGTACTTAAAGTAATTTCAACCGTTGACTTTCTATCTTTTTTAACATGATCAATCAGTTGTTTTGCTTTTGTTGGATTATATAAAGGGTCTTTTGCCGGTTGAAATCCTAGTAATCCGTTTGGAATCATTCCGTTTACCTTCCCATCGCCCATTCCGTTTCGCAGATAAGCAACTAGTTTGGTTCTATCGAAACCATGGTTCAACGCCTGACGAATTCGAATATCGCTCATCAATGGATCATTCATATTAAAACCTAAATATTCGGTGTTCAAATAAGGCCCTGTAAGCATTTTTATTTTGCCTTTGTATTTTTCTTGAAGATTTCCTGTTGACTGTAATAATTCATCTTTATACGATGGATCCAAACCCGAAATCATATCGATTTTTCCCTGAAGAAATTGCATAAACCCGCTCTGTTTATCAGGTAAAAAAGATATAGCGATGCTTTCTAAATAAGGTAATCTTTTTCCCGTTGCATCTTTTTCGTGGTAATTTGGATTTTTCCGCAAAACCAACTTCACATTTTCTTCCCAAATTTTAAACTGAAAAGGCCCGGTACCAATGGGGTTCGATCTAAAATCAATCGATTGATCTTCGGTAATTTCTTTTGGAACAACCGAAGCATATTTCATGGAAAGCAAACTCAAAAAAGCTGGAAACGGATTTTTTAAATCAATTGTAAAAACCGAATCATTCACGGCTTTATAACTATTTACATGCTGAAAAACCCAAGTTCCCGGCGATGCCAAATCTTCACTCAAAACTCGGTTAAAACTGTATTCAAAATCGTGTGCAGTAACCACTCTGGTACTGTCTTTCCCAAATTTTTTATGCTTGTGAAAATACACATCGTCTCGAAGAAGGAATTCGTAATGCAAACCATCATTCGAAATGTTCCAACTTTTAGCAATATCAGGCTGTACGTGCAAA is from Paenimyroides aestuarii and encodes:
- a CDS encoding ABC transporter substrate-binding protein, translated to MKYLGNYLFLILSVLLLDSCAKKKQLFTENDVFRYNESANIQTLDPAFARNMAIIWPCTQLFNGLVQLDDSLHVQPDIAKSWNISNDGLHYEFLLRDDVYFHKHKKFGKDSTRVVTAHDFEYSFNRVLSEDLASPGTWVFQHVNSYKAVNDSVFTIDLKNPFPAFLSLLSMKYASVVPKEITEDQSIDFRSNPIGTGPFQFKIWEENVKLVLRKNPNYHEKDATGKRLPYLESIAISFLPDKQSGFMQFLQGKIDMISGLDPSYKDELLQSTGNLQEKYKGKIKMLTGPYLNTEYLGFNMNDPLMSDIRIRQALNHGFDRTKLVAYLRNGMGDGKVNGMIPNGLLGFQPAKDPLYNPTKAKQLIDHVKKDRKSTVEITLSTNNTYLDIAEYLQREWEKLGIKVKIDVMPPSTLRQSIATNKLAFFRGSWIADYPDAENYLSLFYSKNFTPNGPNYTHFKNTTFDDFYEQALNTVDDEKRTELYQKMNEIIANEVPVIVLFYDKVARFTQKNVHNLQPNAMNGLNLKYVKKY